A part of Puntigrus tetrazona isolate hp1 chromosome 21, ASM1883169v1, whole genome shotgun sequence genomic DNA contains:
- the nlrc3l1 gene encoding NLR family CARD domain-containing protein 3: MEDDAVDMASDNSLPLGIGASAFGSENGDEEDDVIPQRTLPFSLGFSCPVGQYVERAESPANSYSSMQSDSWSETREEHEPSCTQVLLSRRDSSASSSEEFNSDDEDIHMETSAEESTRKKSKKEGGVKQHAPAPVKPELVVDPNEKRHPAMTVEFAFKALTSCLKKLAEDELKYFKKLLWERYPERFRDPLDGLDIVDLVDKMLELCDIEISLKITLALFNNMSFKKLAEYLQGLCKRNEVRYELKLTLKRKYEMVYEGFNQQGQPVPFESVYTDLYISDGVSASINSEHEFRPKIEELAESGKVKRAPLTGNDIFSQQNVRARQVRSVLARGVPGCGKSFAVQRFILDWVDGKVHTDVFFLIPLQFKELNKMLEGEYTLMSLVSILYPEMKEIDTLDFEGCPVMFICDGLDDTQIPFNFRRTVYWCDVTRPATVQVLMTNLIRGNLLYNAYVWLISRAGSLDVIPPEHVHQLLLIRGFNNDQKEAYFRKNISDQDLAEKVIAHIKSSKTLFIMCHSPLFCWVASKVLQGQFQSLRTSAQLPITLTNLYTIILHGHTLMSIEKLKNDPTKDTKDLSADKLLIKLAKLSYMMLEKNEFQIEKEHWDVVGLADSYPAMACTGLCTEYYREKFMIYTEKVSCFAQPTIQEYLAALHVFYYFKKHGKNVLEQSKLSKVLKVSLSDLLRSAVDKALSSKNSNYDLFLRFLLGLSVEANQELLKNILQISASSSLNAREETSRYINKKIKEGHFPEKTENLLRCIDELNPQ, encoded by the exons ATGGAAGACGACGCGGTAGACATGGCGTCAGACAACAGTCTGCCATTAGGAATCGGGGCTTCCGCTTTCGGGAGTGAAAACGGGGATGAGGAGGACGACGTGATTCCTCAGAGGACACTTCCATTCAGCCTCGGATTCTCCTGTCCTGTGGG GCAATACGTGGAAAGAGCAGAGTCCCCTGCAAACAGTTATTCTTCCATGCAGAGTGACAGTTGGTCAGAAACAAGAGAAGAGCACGAACCCAGCTGCACTCA GGTTCTGTTGAGCAGACGGGACTCATCTGCGTCTAGCAGTGAGGAGTTTAATAGTGATGATGAGGACATCCATATGGAGACCAGTGCTGAAGAGAG CACACGGAAGAAGAGCAAGAAGGAAGGTGGTGTGAAACAACACGCTCCTGCTCCTGTAAAACCAGAGTTGGTAGTAGATCCAAACGAGAAAAGGCATCCAGCAATGACGGTGGAATTTGCTTTTAAG GCCCTCACAAGCTGCCTAAAGAAACTTGCAGAGGACGAATTAAAGTACTTCAAAAAACTGCTGTGGGAACGATATCCAGAGCGCTTCCGTGATCCGCTGGATGGACTTGATATTGTGGATCTGGTGGATAAGATGCTAGAGCTTTGCGATATTGAGATCTCTCTGAAGATCACGCTGGCGCTCTTTAATAACATGAGCTTTAAGAAGCTGGCTGAATATCTGCAAGGACTATGCAAAAGAA ACGAAGTGCGCTACGAGTTGAAACTGACGCTGAAGAGGAAGTACGAGATGGTATATGAGGGTTTTAATCAGCAAGGACAACCAGTCCCCTTTGAGTCTGTATATACAGACCTATACATTTCAGATGGCGTGAGTGCATCAATCAACAGTGAGCACGAGTTCAGACCAAAGATAGAAGAGCTCGCAGAGAGTGGCAAAGTCAAGAGGGCGCCATTAACCGGAAATGACATATTTTCCCAGCAGAACGTGAGGGCGAGGCAAGTAAGGTCGGTGTTAGCCAGAGGAGTCCCAGGATGTGGCAAATCGTTTGCAGTGCAGCGCTTCATCCTCGACTGGGTGGATGGAAAAGTCCACacagatgttttctttcttattcctCTGCAGTTTAAGGAGCTGAATAAGATGCTGGAAGGAGAGTATACTCTCATGAGTCTGGTCAGCATCCTCTATCCAGAGATGAAGGAAATAGACACTCTCGATTTCGAGGGCTGTCCGGTAATGTTCATATGTGACGGTCTAGATGACACGCAAATCCCCTTTAATTTCCGTAGAACTGTGTATTGGTGTGATGTGACCAGGCCTGCGACTGTGCAAGTGTTGATGACCAACCTCATCAGGGGGAACCTCCTTTATAATGCCTACGTGTGGCTTATTTCTAGGGCAGGATCTCTGGATGTGATCCCCCCAGAACACGTCCACCAGCTTTTGTTGATTCGAGGCTTCAACAATGATCAGAAAGAAGCCTACTTCAGAAAGAACATTTCAGACCAAGACCTTGCTGAGAAGGTGATTGCTCACATCAAGTCTTCCAAGACGCTGTTTATTATGTGCCACTCTCCGCTGTTCTGCTGGGTGGCATCTAAAGTGCTGCAGGGGCAGTTCCAGTCTCTTCGAACCTCAGCACAGCTGCCCATAACTCTTACCAATCTGTACACCATTATACTCCATGGTCACACTCTAATGTCCATTGAGAAACTGAAGAACGACCCCACCAAAGACACCAAAGATCTTAGTGCTGATAAGCTCCTCATTAAGCTCGCAAAGCTGTCCTACATGATGCTTGAGAAGAATGAGTTTCAGATAGAGAAAGAGCACTGGGACGTTGTTGGGTTGGCAGATTCGTACCCTGCCATGGCCTGCACCGGTCTCTGCACAGAGTATTACAGGGAGAAGTTCATGATTTACACAGAGAAGGTGAGCTGCTTCGCTCAACCGACCATTCAGGAATACCTCGCTGCTCTTCACGTTTTCTATTATTTCAAGAAACATGGAAAGAACGTCCTTGAGCAAAGCAAGCTCAGCAAAGTCTTGAAGGTTTCTTTGTCAGACTTACTCAGGAGTGCGGTTGACAAAGCGTTAAGCTCCAAGAATAGCAACTATGATCTCTTTCTCCGCTTTCTGCTGGGTTTGTCTGTGGAGGCCAACCAGGAACTGCTCAAGAACATCCTGCAGATCTCTGCCAGCTCGAGCCTGAATGCACGAGAGGAGACATCTCGCTACATTAACAAGAAAATCAAAGAAGGCCACTTTCCAGAAAAGACTGAAAACCTTTTGCGGTGCATTGATGAACTTAACCCACAATAA